TCCACTTTGAAGGCGTGAAATACTTCCTGTCCGCTGGCGTCGGTGAGGGTGAGGATGACGCTTTGGGGGCCGGGCTCCTGAGTGGCGGGCACTTGCCACGTTAGCCGATTGCGGCGCAGTTTCATTCCGGCAGGGCCGCTATCCAACGTGGCACGGGCGCGGCCGCGGGCGGAGAGGATTTGCAGTTCGTAAGTGTACGTGCCACCGGCGGTCACGCGCTTGGGTGGCACGGAACTGGCAAAAAGATAATCGACCCCCTTCTCTTTCATCACCTCCACCAACGACACGCGCCGGAGAATGAGCTCATCATTCGAAGGGGTAAGCGTGAGCAGGAGGTTTGCATTTGGAAAAAAATGGATGCGCTGATCGATTGGCAATCGCGCGGAGTATGCCCCGTGCAGTTCCTCAAGTTCGGGCAGGGTGATGAGGAGTTGGCGATCGTTCGCGGTAAAAAATGAAATCGATGGCTTCGCCTTGGGGCGCTGGCCGTAGTATGGCCCCGTGCCTTTGACGCCCATAATGTACGCGGGATGATATGTGGGCAAACAGCGCAGGCTATCAAAGCGCACCTTGTTGAGCTGCGTGAGTTCCTCCGAGAAAACGCCGCCGCTGGTGAGCACGAGGCTGCCACCCGGGTTGGGGATGAGGTAACCGGCACTGGAATGTTGGCTGCGCACGTGATGGGTTTTGCCAATCAAAGTAAGCAGCCGAATACCCGAAGGCGAAATGCCCGGCGCCCACGCGGTAAAGGAAGCGCCATCAAGCGAGGCGCGAATGTGCAACGGATGGCTCGGATGCGCCATCCAGAAATTATCCGGTTGGCCATACGAAACTTGCTTGAGCGTATCCGGATTATAAAAACGCGCGCCCTTCCGCGTGAGCAATAACGCCGGCCCCGCCGAGCCTGCGCCCATCACGAAAGCATCAATGGATGCCGTTTCCTCCAATGGCAACGTCAGATCCTTGTTGAATGACTTGAGATTCCAACGCTGGATAAGTTTATGATCGCGCGCCACCATCAACAACTTGTCCATTCCGCCAGCCAGCAAAATGTCATCCGCGCCTATGCGGAGATGTTTCACAATTTTTGCGCGCGATACATCAAACACTGCCAACTGGCGCAGCTTCGGAAGATGAAAAATCAAATAACGCCCACCCCCAGCAGCCGTCACCGAGCTCGCCGCCGATGCCAGTTTTTGTTTGATCACGCCACTCTCCGGAAATTTCGGCGCCGACACGGGTGCCGCCATGACGGAGGTGGTGGATGAGGGAGCGCCACAGCCCAGAGCAGCAGCCAACAAAAACATCATCACGGGCTTCATACGGAAAAACGTAAAAGATGATACGCACAAAGTCAAAGCCACTTACCGCACCACGGCGCATTCTGGCAACGCGGCTTCCAGCTCGGACACACCGGCATCGGTCACGGATGTGGCGGTGAGCAGGAGCAAACGTAAGCCCGTAAGACCGGCCAACTGCTTGAGGCCTTCGTCGGTGATTTTTGTGTCGTACAAATAGAGTGCATGCAGTTTTGTTTCGCCGGCCAATTTGGCAAGGGCTGCATCAGTGACTGGCAGACCGCCCAGCCCGAGCCACAACAGATTCCCTTCCGCATCAAACCCGTGATCCACCGACAGCGATTCCAGCGCGGCTTTGAGATTCTCTTCTTGCTGAAGCGCGCGCAGCAACGGATCGACCACCGAATTGGTCGGCACGCCGGTTGGAGGGACCGCGGGTGTGTTCGTTTGAATCGGCGCGGGAGTGTTAGTGGCGATGTTGCCGCCGCCTCCGCTATTTTCCGCGGGCGGTGGAAGATCCTGCGGTTTCTTGCCCTTGAACGTCAGCGCCAATAAAACCACCAACGCCAGGCCTAGCGCGCTTAACGAAACGATGATGATTTGATTTCTGGACACAACTGCTGGCCTCCATTTAGGGCCAACCCAGTGTGCCTGTCCGCGGACGAAACGGCTAGGGAAACTTATTGCGCGGATTGAAACTCAACTGACAAACGTTGTCCCTCGGCCACGGCCTCGGGGATCATTTGGTCGGTCAGCACTTCCTTGTCACGCTGGGCCTGTCGGTGATTTGCCGCCGCAGCGAGGTTCAGCCATTTATAGGCTAGTACGAGATCCTGCTCCTTCCCGATGCCGTGCGCAAAGCACAGGCCCGCGTAGTATTGTGCGTCCACATGTAAATTTTCTGCTGCCTGCAAAAACCATTTCATTGCCTCCGCATCATCCTTTGGCACGCCTTCGCCCACCCGGTGCAAATAACCCATTTGAAATTGCGCATCGGCATAGCCCTGATCGGCGGCCTTTTTCATCCACGCGGCAGCGGCCTGATCATCCTCGAGCACGCCGCGGCCTTCGGCCAACATCAGCGCCAGATTGTAGCGTGCCTTCACCAATCCTTTTTGCGCTGCACGCTCGTAGTACATTGCAGCCAGTGGAATGTCCTTTTTCACACCGGTACCTTTTTCGAGCATCAACGCTAAATTAAATTGCGCTTCCGCCAAGCCCGAATCAGCAGCTTTTTGATACCACTCCGCGGCGGTGACTGATTGTCCGGCAATATCGTGCTGCAACCCCAAATTAAACTGTGCTTCCGGGTTGCCTGCCTCGGCTTTGCTCCGATCAATCGGTAGCTGAGTGTGGGTTGGAAGTGGAAACCCATTTGGCTGGGGAACATCAATTTCCGGAGCATCCGGCGTACCCGTGGAACCGCAACCCGTCAGGAAAAACGCCACGGCCAATCCCGCCGCCGCATCAATATTTAATTTAGTTTTCATGCCAAAAATGCCGCCCATGGAGTAGTGGGGACAGTAGCAAAAATGAAGACGCCCATCAAGCCGGAACGTTACAGATCAGTCCGGCGCGCCCATTTCCGCGCGCAACGCGTCGAGGTCACCCGGGCTCAATTGCCGCGCCACTGCATCCAGATTCTTGCCCGCCTTTCGATCGCCCTGATTCGCCGCCTGAAAAAAGAACCGATACGCCTTCAGCAAATCCTGCTCCACACCATCGCCGGAAAAATGCCGGGCGCCCAAATTATTTTGCGCCAGCATATGGCCGGCGGCAGCCGCCTGCTGCAGCCATTCCACCGCAACATCGTCATCCAGCTCCACGCCCATTCCCAAGGCGTGGCGCCAACCCAACTCATATTGCGCCTCCACCGCCTCCGCATCGCTACCCTCCGCCTTGGCGGTGAGGGCTTCCAGATTAACTTCGTTTTCTTCCATCATTAACGGTGCTCGGACAGTTTGGAATTATTGCTTGCGGCTGTCCATCACGAAGGTGACGGGGCCATCGTTGATGAGGCTTACGTCCATCATCGCGCCGAACTCACCCGTTTGCACGGGCACTTCCAGCGAGCGGAGTTGTTCGCAAAAATATTCGTACAAACGCTCGCCCTCCGCCGGCTCCGCAGCCGTGGTGAAACTGGGCCGCCGTCCTTTGCGCCAATCACCGGCCAAGGTGAACTGGCTGATCACCAAGGCCGCACCGTTCACGTCGCGGATGGAACGGTTCATCTTGCCATCGTCGTCATTAAAAATCCGAAAGCCCGCGCTGCGGTCGGCAAGAAATTCAGCATCGGCTTCGGTGTCTCCCTGAGCAACACCCAGTAGGATAACCAAGCCGGTTTCAATTTCACCGATAACACGATCTTCTACAGTAACCTTGCCTTCACTAGCACGTTGCAGTACGGCAATCATTAACTCCAGTTAAGCCACTCTTTGAGGGTAAGAATGTCTTTTTTGATGGCCGCAATCTGGTTGGGCACATTTTCCTTGGTGAAGGGTTTCAGGTATTCCACGTGCAGGTTGATCGGGCCGCTGTATCCGCTCTTAATAAGTTGACCCGGGTATTTTTTGTCGACTATCCCCTCAGCGAGCGAGCAGTTATCACGCTTGTTATCTTTCCATCGGAAACTTTTAACATATAACGCTCCGATTCTGGGGCGGAGCAAATTCGCGTGCAACGGCCACGCGCGCGTTCCCTCGGCGGTGGCATGGCTCATGTCAAAACCAACTGCCAGATGCTTCGGGTCGTGAGCTTTGAAGAGTTCATGTAAATCCCACAAGGGAGCACCGACATAGTTGCTGCCCGAATGGTTTTGGTAGATGGCCTGAAGTCCAAGTTCCTTGTTGAGTGCCACCAAATTCTT
This Limisphaerales bacterium DNA region includes the following protein-coding sequences:
- a CDS encoding sel1 repeat family protein — protein: MKTKLNIDAAAGLAVAFFLTGCGSTGTPDAPEIDVPQPNGFPLPTHTQLPIDRSKAEAGNPEAQFNLGLQHDIAGQSVTAAEWYQKAADSGLAEAQFNLALMLEKGTGVKKDIPLAAMYYERAAQKGLVKARYNLALMLAEGRGVLEDDQAAAAWMKKAADQGYADAQFQMGYLHRVGEGVPKDDAEAMKWFLQAAENLHVDAQYYAGLCFAHGIGKEQDLVLAYKWLNLAAAANHRQAQRDKEVLTDQMIPEAVAEGQRLSVEFQSAQ
- a CDS encoding sel1 repeat family protein — encoded protein: MMEENEVNLEALTAKAEGSDAEAVEAQYELGWRHALGMGVELDDDVAVEWLQQAAAAGHMLAQNNLGARHFSGDGVEQDLLKAYRFFFQAANQGDRKAGKNLDAVARQLSPGDLDALRAEMGAPD
- a CDS encoding D-tyrosyl-tRNA(Tyr) deacylase, which gives rise to MIAVLQRASEGKVTVEDRVIGEIETGLVILLGVAQGDTEADAEFLADRSAGFRIFNDDDGKMNRSIRDVNGAALVISQFTLAGDWRKGRRPSFTTAAEPAEGERLYEYFCEQLRSLEVPVQTGEFGAMMDVSLINDGPVTFVMDSRKQ
- a CDS encoding sugar phosphate isomerase/epimerase, whose amino-acid sequence is MHRRQFITTSAAAVASAPLLQAETLGKKRRNPFCVFTKPLQMLSYDDLADLIAELGFDGIEGTIRPGGQITPEQVPDELPKMMAALKKRGLKMTIMASGINNADDKLNIQQLQVAAKLGVKRYRMGYHKYDLKKPITGQMDELRPVLKNLVALNKELGLQAIYQNHSGSNYVGAPLWDLHELFKAHDPKHLAVGFDMSHATAEGTRAWPLHANLLRPRIGALYVKSFRWKDNKRDNCSLAEGIVDKKYPGQLIKSGYSGPINLHVEYLKPFTKENVPNQIAAIKKDILTLKEWLNWS